A genomic region of Venturia canescens isolate UGA chromosome 7, ASM1945775v1, whole genome shotgun sequence contains the following coding sequences:
- the asun gene encoding integrator complex subunit 13 isoform X3, whose product MEYCRIVWDLFPTGKLVRFVVSDHAAHILNTWSPLQQNLSHIMNGMAIIGVPERAHQPGVDFSVIHGLRVAIEALTECSEVQHEKRTSLTENPSKILNRGRVICITSARDNINMKSLENIFLSQLTQQNKIALASDHLMPIHHCHLVILNIFPINIESQVTSRSAQEISPLLTMEVHSMKANALHSKLSHLILSHYDLASTTVTGIPMKEEQNASSSANYDVEIFHSSTAHSAILSGNPQDSTLVKTFRRFEEGSEYETVTLKWCTPRGCSASEMQNCTAMHRITPVDVNSRPSSCLINFLLNGRSVMLEMARKSGGKAISHLLASHGGEIFIHTLSTARSVLEDPPSISEGCGGRVTDYRITDFGTLMRNNILVPLKRASTDDGEGPLAKMRSRLERHTRYWPISISSTLMFNLRQIIDPLPELMLKEELTKDEVVKCKQLIFGLLHLESKHEALALPSLGGGRGGGGKAGVRREEHYRLLWEELETFLKAHSNNSATHAEVLNCLLEVRLVRNKDDKEKVELDQALRELDGLGKEDVTARASVIRATTDSPMSPPSCPPISLAKQLQKSQPIISVKSLLDIWLQRSAPKDKKPEFYGRLNSEGLKAKLYPNLKDNSGREPREPREPILEG is encoded by the exons ATGGAATATTGTCGTATCGTGTGGGATTTATTTCCAACGGGAAAATTG GTTCGTTTTGTTGTCAGCGATCATGCTGCTCACATATTAAACACTTGGAGTCCGTTACAACAAAATTTGTCCCAC ATTATGAACGGAATGGCTATAATCGGAGTCCCTGAAAGAGCTCATCAACCAGGCGTGGACTTTTCCGTTATTCATGGTCTTAGGGTGGCCATAGAAGCGCTCACAGAATGCTCAGAAGTCcaacatgaaaaacgtactTCATTAACAGAAAACCCATCGAAAATATTAAACAGAGGTAGAGTGATCTGCATCACCAGTGCCAGGGAcaatatcaatatgaaaagcctggaaaatatatttcttagCCAACTGACtcaacaaaacaaaattgcTTTAGCTTCCGATCA CTTGATGCCCATTCATCATTGTCACCTTGtaattctcaatatttttcctataaatattgaatctcAGGTAACCAGCAGGAGTGCTCAGGAG atTTCTCCCTTACTGACGATGGAAGTGCACTCGATGAAAGCGAATGCTCTTCACTCAAAACTGTCTCATCTCATATTATCACACTACGATCTTGCAAGTACGACGGTCACAGGAATACCGATGAAGGAGGAGCAAAACGCAAGTTCATCGGCGAATTACGACGTCGAGATATTCCATTCGTCGACCGCTCATTCGGCAATTCTCAGTGGGAACCCGCAAGACTCGACATTAGTCAAAACCTTTCGACGTTTCGAGGAAGGTTCTGAATACGAAACAGTCACGTTGAAATGGTGTACTCCACGCGGTTGCAGTGCCTCAGAAATGCAGAATTGTACAGCAATGCACCGAATAACACCGGTGGACGTTAACAGTCGACCATCTTCCtgcttgataaattttctgcTTAACGGAAGGTCGGTAATGTTGGAAATGGCACGAAAAAGTGGCGGCAAAGCTATATCTCACCTTTTAGCCTCTCACGGCGGtgaaatatttatccacaCACTCTCAACAGCGAGAAGTGTTCTCGAAGACCCACCCTCGATAAGCGAAGGCTGCGGAGGTCGAGTCACGGATTATCGAATAACC GATTTCGGGACGTTGATGCGGAACAATATTTTGGTACCGCTGAAACGTGCGAGCACAGACGACGGAGAAGGTCCATTGGCGAAAATGCGCTCGCGATTGGAGCGGCATACCCGATATTGGCCGATTAGCATATCCAGTACGCTCATGTTCAACCTTCGTCAAATAATTGACCCGCTACCTGAATTAATGTTAAAAGAGGAACTTACCAAGGACGAAGTCGTCAAGTGTAAACAACTGATATTCGGACTGTTGCATCTGGAATCCAAACACGAGGCACTCGCACTCCCCTCTCTCGGTGGCGGTCGTGGCGGCGGTGGCAAAGCGGGCGTGCGTAGGGAAGAGCATTATCGTCTTTTGTGGGAAGAGTTGGAAACTTTTCTCAAAGCCCACTCGAATAATTCTGCGACGCACGCCGAGGTCTTGAATTGCTTGCTGGAAGTTCGTCTCGTTCGAAATAAAGACGACAAGGAGAAAGTTGAGCTTGATCAAGCTTTGCGGGAACTCGATGG ATTGGGAAAGGAAGACGTGACCGCACGGGCAAGTGTAATAAGAGCAACAACGGATTCTCCGATGTCACCGCCATCGTGTCCGCCGATATCTCTGGCGAAGCAGTTACAGAAGTCCCAGCCAATAATTTCGGTAAAGAGTCTCCTGGACATATGGCTTCAGAGAAGCGCACCGAAGGACAAAAAGCCCGAATTTTATGGAAGGTTGAACAGCGAAGGTTTGAAAGCAAAACTGTATCCAAATCTGAAAGACAACAGTGGTCGAGAGCCTCGGGAGCCTCGGGAGCCTATACTCGAGGGGTGA
- the asun gene encoding integrator complex subunit 13 isoform X2 encodes MYPGNHKTVFVLDHTPYFGISSESPLEFECLKSRGQNHIPLAPICKSLWTTSVESSMEYCRIVWDLFPTGKLVRFVVSDHAAHILNTWSPLQQNLSHIMNGMAIIGVPERAHQPGVDFSVIHGLRVAIEALTECSEVQHEKRTSLTENPSKILNRGRVICITSARDNINMKSLENIFLSQLTQQNKIALASDHLMPIHHCHLVILNIFPINIESQVTSRSAQEISPLLTMEVHSMKANALHSKLSHLILSHYDLASTTVTGIPMKEEQNASSSANYDVEIFHSSTAHSAILSGNPQDSTLVKTFRRFEEGSEYETVTLKWCTPRGCSASEMQNCTAMHRITPVDVNSRPSSCLINFLLNGRSVMLEMARKSGGKAISHLLASHGGEIFIHTLSTARSVLEDPPSISEGCGGRVTDYRITDFGTLMRNNILVPLKRASTDDGEGPLAKMRSRLERHTRYWPISISSTLMFNLRQIIDPLPELMLKEELTKDEVVKCKQLIFGLLHLESKHEALALPSLGGGRGGGGKAGVRREEHYRLLWEELETFLKAHSNNSATHAEVLNCLLEVRLVRNKDDKEKVELDQALRELDGLGKEDVTARASVIRATTDSPMSPPSCPPISLAKQLQKSQPIISVKSLLDIWLQRSAPKDKKPEFYGRLNSEGLKAKLYPNLKDNSGREPREPREPILEG; translated from the exons atgtatccaGGTAATCACAAAACtgtatttgtgctcgatcacaCACCATACTTTGGGATTTCGAGCGAAAGTCCTCTGGAGTTTGAGTGTCTAAAAAGTCGTGGACAAAATCATATTCCACTTGCGCCTATTTGTAAATCACTATGGACTACGAGCGTCGAATCTTCAATGGAATATTGTCGTATCGTGTGGGATTTATTTCCAACGGGAAAATTG GTTCGTTTTGTTGTCAGCGATCATGCTGCTCACATATTAAACACTTGGAGTCCGTTACAACAAAATTTGTCCCAC ATTATGAACGGAATGGCTATAATCGGAGTCCCTGAAAGAGCTCATCAACCAGGCGTGGACTTTTCCGTTATTCATGGTCTTAGGGTGGCCATAGAAGCGCTCACAGAATGCTCAGAAGTCcaacatgaaaaacgtactTCATTAACAGAAAACCCATCGAAAATATTAAACAGAGGTAGAGTGATCTGCATCACCAGTGCCAGGGAcaatatcaatatgaaaagcctggaaaatatatttcttagCCAACTGACtcaacaaaacaaaattgcTTTAGCTTCCGATCA CTTGATGCCCATTCATCATTGTCACCTTGtaattctcaatatttttcctataaatattgaatctcAGGTAACCAGCAGGAGTGCTCAGGAG atTTCTCCCTTACTGACGATGGAAGTGCACTCGATGAAAGCGAATGCTCTTCACTCAAAACTGTCTCATCTCATATTATCACACTACGATCTTGCAAGTACGACGGTCACAGGAATACCGATGAAGGAGGAGCAAAACGCAAGTTCATCGGCGAATTACGACGTCGAGATATTCCATTCGTCGACCGCTCATTCGGCAATTCTCAGTGGGAACCCGCAAGACTCGACATTAGTCAAAACCTTTCGACGTTTCGAGGAAGGTTCTGAATACGAAACAGTCACGTTGAAATGGTGTACTCCACGCGGTTGCAGTGCCTCAGAAATGCAGAATTGTACAGCAATGCACCGAATAACACCGGTGGACGTTAACAGTCGACCATCTTCCtgcttgataaattttctgcTTAACGGAAGGTCGGTAATGTTGGAAATGGCACGAAAAAGTGGCGGCAAAGCTATATCTCACCTTTTAGCCTCTCACGGCGGtgaaatatttatccacaCACTCTCAACAGCGAGAAGTGTTCTCGAAGACCCACCCTCGATAAGCGAAGGCTGCGGAGGTCGAGTCACGGATTATCGAATAACC GATTTCGGGACGTTGATGCGGAACAATATTTTGGTACCGCTGAAACGTGCGAGCACAGACGACGGAGAAGGTCCATTGGCGAAAATGCGCTCGCGATTGGAGCGGCATACCCGATATTGGCCGATTAGCATATCCAGTACGCTCATGTTCAACCTTCGTCAAATAATTGACCCGCTACCTGAATTAATGTTAAAAGAGGAACTTACCAAGGACGAAGTCGTCAAGTGTAAACAACTGATATTCGGACTGTTGCATCTGGAATCCAAACACGAGGCACTCGCACTCCCCTCTCTCGGTGGCGGTCGTGGCGGCGGTGGCAAAGCGGGCGTGCGTAGGGAAGAGCATTATCGTCTTTTGTGGGAAGAGTTGGAAACTTTTCTCAAAGCCCACTCGAATAATTCTGCGACGCACGCCGAGGTCTTGAATTGCTTGCTGGAAGTTCGTCTCGTTCGAAATAAAGACGACAAGGAGAAAGTTGAGCTTGATCAAGCTTTGCGGGAACTCGATGG ATTGGGAAAGGAAGACGTGACCGCACGGGCAAGTGTAATAAGAGCAACAACGGATTCTCCGATGTCACCGCCATCGTGTCCGCCGATATCTCTGGCGAAGCAGTTACAGAAGTCCCAGCCAATAATTTCGGTAAAGAGTCTCCTGGACATATGGCTTCAGAGAAGCGCACCGAAGGACAAAAAGCCCGAATTTTATGGAAGGTTGAACAGCGAAGGTTTGAAAGCAAAACTGTATCCAAATCTGAAAGACAACAGTGGTCGAGAGCCTCGGGAGCCTCGGGAGCCTATACTCGAGGGGTGA
- the Amun gene encoding uncharacterized protein Amun has product MASVKDTATFFAEGTANQFEHVLKLYPQALRLKADRKTKKPEELIKLDNWYQNELPKTIKSRGKDAHLIHEELVQTMKWKQTRGKFYPQLSYLVKVNTPRAVMAETRKAFKKLPNLEQAITALSNLKGVGTTMASALLAAASPEKAPFMADECLMAIPEIEGIDYTTKEYLNFVQHIERTVERLNKQMPNGTSWSPHRVELALWTHYVASEYKPELLNGIPGSTENGNSHPSSNGEATEPSDDSNQEAATVVVNGKEPSTINPAAIDENSTTTSFTEDSLDKPATPITAAVASEDTNDSIATNDNEDCINTTPRPTDSEDTEDSQDVQEPPTKKTKK; this is encoded by the exons ATGGCTTCCGTGAAAGACACGGCGACTTTCTTCGCCGAGGGCACCGCCAATCAATTCGAACACGTACTAAAATTGTATCCACAAGCATTGAGATTGAAGGCCGAtaggaaaacgaaaaaaccagAGGAGCTCATCAAGCTCGATAATTG GTATCAAAATGAATTACCCAAGACGATCAAGTCCCGAGGCAAAGATGCCCACTTAATTCACGAAGAATTGGTCCAAACGATGAAATGGAAACAAACG CGCGGAAAGTTCTATCCTCAACTGTCATACCTGGTGAAAGTGAATACTCCACGTGCAGTGATGGCGGAAACAAGAAAGGCATTCAAGAAGCTACCGAATCTTGAACAGGCCATAACGGCCCTATCGAATCTCAAGGGTGTCGGTACGACGATGGCCTCGGCTCTATTGGCCGCGGCATCGCCGGAGAAGGCGCCGTTTATGGCTGACGAGTGTCTAATGGCGATACCGGAAATCGAGGGTATCGACTACACGACCAAGGAGTATCTCAATTTTGTTCAGCACATTGAACGGACCGTCGAGAGGCTTAACAAACAGA TGCCAAATGGAACGAGCTGGAGTCCTCACAGGGTAGAGCTGGCGCTTTGGACTCACTACGTAGCGTCCGAATACAAGCCGGAATTGTTGAACGGAATACCAGGAAGTACGGAGAACGGAAATTCGCACCCATCGAGCAACGGCGAGGCAACGGAGCCCTCGGACGACAGCAATCAAGAAGCGGCGACGGTGGTGGTGAACGGTAAAGAGCCATCGACGATAAATCCTGCAGCGATCGACGAGAACAGTACGACGACGTCCTTCACCGAGGATTCCCTTGACAAACCGGCGACCCCGATAACCGCGGCGGTTGCGAGCGAAGACACGAACGACAGTATCGCGACGAACGATAACGAGGATTGTATCAACACAACGCCGCGTCCGACCGACAGCGAGGACACGGAGGATTCGCAGGACGTTCAAGAACCACCGACCAAAAAGACCAAGAAGTGA
- the asun gene encoding integrator complex subunit 13 isoform X1 has product MEFVLSAVELFLNKINITYVTKLIKCNHKTVFVLDHTPYFGISSESPLEFECLKSRGQNHIPLAPICKSLWTTSVESSMEYCRIVWDLFPTGKLVRFVVSDHAAHILNTWSPLQQNLSHIMNGMAIIGVPERAHQPGVDFSVIHGLRVAIEALTECSEVQHEKRTSLTENPSKILNRGRVICITSARDNINMKSLENIFLSQLTQQNKIALASDHLMPIHHCHLVILNIFPINIESQVTSRSAQEISPLLTMEVHSMKANALHSKLSHLILSHYDLASTTVTGIPMKEEQNASSSANYDVEIFHSSTAHSAILSGNPQDSTLVKTFRRFEEGSEYETVTLKWCTPRGCSASEMQNCTAMHRITPVDVNSRPSSCLINFLLNGRSVMLEMARKSGGKAISHLLASHGGEIFIHTLSTARSVLEDPPSISEGCGGRVTDYRITDFGTLMRNNILVPLKRASTDDGEGPLAKMRSRLERHTRYWPISISSTLMFNLRQIIDPLPELMLKEELTKDEVVKCKQLIFGLLHLESKHEALALPSLGGGRGGGGKAGVRREEHYRLLWEELETFLKAHSNNSATHAEVLNCLLEVRLVRNKDDKEKVELDQALRELDGLGKEDVTARASVIRATTDSPMSPPSCPPISLAKQLQKSQPIISVKSLLDIWLQRSAPKDKKPEFYGRLNSEGLKAKLYPNLKDNSGREPREPREPILEG; this is encoded by the exons ATGGAGTTCGTGTTATCCGCTGTCGAATTGTTCCTAAACAAAATTAACATAACCTATGTAACAAAGCTCATAAAAT GTAATCACAAAACtgtatttgtgctcgatcacaCACCATACTTTGGGATTTCGAGCGAAAGTCCTCTGGAGTTTGAGTGTCTAAAAAGTCGTGGACAAAATCATATTCCACTTGCGCCTATTTGTAAATCACTATGGACTACGAGCGTCGAATCTTCAATGGAATATTGTCGTATCGTGTGGGATTTATTTCCAACGGGAAAATTG GTTCGTTTTGTTGTCAGCGATCATGCTGCTCACATATTAAACACTTGGAGTCCGTTACAACAAAATTTGTCCCAC ATTATGAACGGAATGGCTATAATCGGAGTCCCTGAAAGAGCTCATCAACCAGGCGTGGACTTTTCCGTTATTCATGGTCTTAGGGTGGCCATAGAAGCGCTCACAGAATGCTCAGAAGTCcaacatgaaaaacgtactTCATTAACAGAAAACCCATCGAAAATATTAAACAGAGGTAGAGTGATCTGCATCACCAGTGCCAGGGAcaatatcaatatgaaaagcctggaaaatatatttcttagCCAACTGACtcaacaaaacaaaattgcTTTAGCTTCCGATCA CTTGATGCCCATTCATCATTGTCACCTTGtaattctcaatatttttcctataaatattgaatctcAGGTAACCAGCAGGAGTGCTCAGGAG atTTCTCCCTTACTGACGATGGAAGTGCACTCGATGAAAGCGAATGCTCTTCACTCAAAACTGTCTCATCTCATATTATCACACTACGATCTTGCAAGTACGACGGTCACAGGAATACCGATGAAGGAGGAGCAAAACGCAAGTTCATCGGCGAATTACGACGTCGAGATATTCCATTCGTCGACCGCTCATTCGGCAATTCTCAGTGGGAACCCGCAAGACTCGACATTAGTCAAAACCTTTCGACGTTTCGAGGAAGGTTCTGAATACGAAACAGTCACGTTGAAATGGTGTACTCCACGCGGTTGCAGTGCCTCAGAAATGCAGAATTGTACAGCAATGCACCGAATAACACCGGTGGACGTTAACAGTCGACCATCTTCCtgcttgataaattttctgcTTAACGGAAGGTCGGTAATGTTGGAAATGGCACGAAAAAGTGGCGGCAAAGCTATATCTCACCTTTTAGCCTCTCACGGCGGtgaaatatttatccacaCACTCTCAACAGCGAGAAGTGTTCTCGAAGACCCACCCTCGATAAGCGAAGGCTGCGGAGGTCGAGTCACGGATTATCGAATAACC GATTTCGGGACGTTGATGCGGAACAATATTTTGGTACCGCTGAAACGTGCGAGCACAGACGACGGAGAAGGTCCATTGGCGAAAATGCGCTCGCGATTGGAGCGGCATACCCGATATTGGCCGATTAGCATATCCAGTACGCTCATGTTCAACCTTCGTCAAATAATTGACCCGCTACCTGAATTAATGTTAAAAGAGGAACTTACCAAGGACGAAGTCGTCAAGTGTAAACAACTGATATTCGGACTGTTGCATCTGGAATCCAAACACGAGGCACTCGCACTCCCCTCTCTCGGTGGCGGTCGTGGCGGCGGTGGCAAAGCGGGCGTGCGTAGGGAAGAGCATTATCGTCTTTTGTGGGAAGAGTTGGAAACTTTTCTCAAAGCCCACTCGAATAATTCTGCGACGCACGCCGAGGTCTTGAATTGCTTGCTGGAAGTTCGTCTCGTTCGAAATAAAGACGACAAGGAGAAAGTTGAGCTTGATCAAGCTTTGCGGGAACTCGATGG ATTGGGAAAGGAAGACGTGACCGCACGGGCAAGTGTAATAAGAGCAACAACGGATTCTCCGATGTCACCGCCATCGTGTCCGCCGATATCTCTGGCGAAGCAGTTACAGAAGTCCCAGCCAATAATTTCGGTAAAGAGTCTCCTGGACATATGGCTTCAGAGAAGCGCACCGAAGGACAAAAAGCCCGAATTTTATGGAAGGTTGAACAGCGAAGGTTTGAAAGCAAAACTGTATCCAAATCTGAAAGACAACAGTGGTCGAGAGCCTCGGGAGCCTCGGGAGCCTATACTCGAGGGGTGA